From the Natrarchaeobaculum aegyptiacum genome, one window contains:
- a CDS encoding thiolase domain-containing protein encodes MRDAYLVGAGQSAYGAFPEESYRSLFQTAFEEATESVPNGLEASEIDEAVIGTLGVGGRQLGLSGPAVTEYVGLDGVPCTRVENACAASGFAVRQAVQAVKSGMADVVLAGGFEIMTDMSSDATKYWLGVSGETEWERLSGTTFSGVYAQMASVHMEKYGTTREQLSRVAVKNHANGAKNPHAQLGFECSLEDAQSAPVVADPLNLYHCCPTSDGAACALIVSEDVVDEYTDDPIRVAGVGAGSDTVGLFERDSYTGVPASQRAGETAYEMADLEPGDLDFAEVHDCFAIAELLAYEDLGFCEEGEAGPFIESGATELGGELPVNTSGGLKSKGHPIGATGAGQVVEAYKQLSGKAGDRQVDDPVRGLTHNVGGSGGAAVVHIFEREEHSSSKSSSARGARERESEVSA; translated from the coding sequence ATGAGAGACGCATACCTCGTCGGTGCGGGACAGTCGGCCTACGGGGCCTTTCCAGAGGAGAGCTACCGGTCGCTGTTCCAGACCGCGTTCGAAGAAGCGACCGAGAGCGTTCCGAACGGTCTCGAGGCGAGCGAGATCGACGAGGCCGTCATCGGAACCCTCGGCGTCGGTGGCCGACAACTCGGCCTGTCCGGCCCGGCTGTAACCGAATACGTCGGTCTCGACGGCGTTCCCTGCACCCGGGTCGAGAACGCCTGTGCGGCGAGTGGATTCGCGGTCAGACAGGCGGTCCAGGCCGTCAAGTCCGGGATGGCTGACGTCGTCCTCGCTGGCGGCTTCGAGATCATGACCGACATGAGCTCCGACGCCACGAAGTACTGGCTCGGCGTCTCCGGGGAGACCGAGTGGGAGCGCCTCTCGGGCACCACGTTCTCCGGCGTCTACGCCCAGATGGCCTCCGTCCACATGGAGAAGTACGGCACCACGCGCGAACAGCTCTCACGCGTCGCCGTGAAGAACCACGCCAACGGCGCGAAGAACCCCCACGCCCAGCTCGGGTTCGAGTGCTCGCTCGAGGACGCCCAGTCCGCACCGGTCGTCGCAGATCCGCTCAACCTCTATCACTGCTGTCCGACCTCCGACGGCGCGGCGTGTGCCCTGATCGTCAGCGAGGACGTCGTCGACGAGTACACCGACGACCCGATTCGCGTCGCCGGCGTCGGTGCCGGTAGCGACACCGTCGGGCTCTTCGAGCGCGATTCCTACACGGGCGTGCCGGCGAGCCAGCGTGCCGGCGAGACGGCCTACGAGATGGCCGACCTCGAGCCCGGAGACCTCGACTTCGCGGAGGTTCACGACTGTTTCGCCATCGCCGAACTGCTGGCGTACGAGGACCTCGGCTTCTGTGAGGAGGGCGAGGCCGGGCCGTTCATCGAGTCCGGGGCGACCGAACTCGGCGGCGAGTTGCCGGTCAACACCTCTGGTGGCCTCAAATCGAAGGGGCACCCAATCGGCGCGACCGGTGCCGGGCAGGTCGTCGAGGCGTACAAGCAGCTCTCCGGGAAGGCCGGCGACCGACAGGTCGACGACCCCGTCCGGGGGCTCACCCACAACGTCGGCGGGAGTGGTGGTGCTGCCGTCGTGCACATCTTCGAGCGCGAGGAGCACAGCTCCTCGAAATCCTCGAGCGCACGTGGTGCGCGAGAGCGCGAATCGGAGGTGAGCGCCTGA
- a CDS encoding PhnD/SsuA/transferrin family substrate-binding protein, translating into MDRRTYLGGAGSALLAAGAGCLGGNGDDGDGSNTEGSGDAGAESDADTDDSVGAWSGGEIEFALPPFQDLEELQTQYAGTFEWLEDGFDGVDEVTGQETTSYAAAVESVVQGHSELGNLSPMIFALAQEDGVHPLAVNWSHGSDSYRTYIVTRAETGIESLADLEGETIALVDPLSASGGIFPQYTLREAGIDAGDVESDAEDVDVEWAGGHGNALTAVEQGHVAAAAYGDFQHPDDDETDADLEVVAESDPIPFDVVVATPDTPEDVREALAERLQDTPAENLEDHRVDEYGEFDPDLYDQTREIAIEMGVDIDTLDDAESED; encoded by the coding sequence ATGGATAGACGAACCTACCTCGGTGGTGCCGGAAGTGCCCTGCTCGCGGCTGGGGCTGGCTGTCTCGGTGGCAACGGCGACGATGGAGACGGAAGCAATACCGAGGGCAGCGGCGACGCAGGGGCGGAGTCCGACGCTGACACCGACGATTCGGTCGGTGCGTGGTCCGGCGGAGAGATCGAGTTCGCGCTGCCGCCGTTTCAGGACCTCGAGGAACTGCAGACGCAGTACGCTGGCACGTTCGAGTGGCTCGAGGACGGCTTCGATGGTGTCGACGAGGTGACAGGACAGGAGACGACCAGTTACGCGGCGGCCGTCGAGAGCGTCGTCCAGGGCCACAGCGAACTCGGGAATCTCTCGCCGATGATCTTCGCGCTCGCCCAGGAAGACGGCGTCCACCCGCTCGCGGTCAACTGGTCCCACGGCAGCGACTCCTACCGGACCTACATCGTGACCCGCGCGGAGACCGGCATCGAATCGCTCGCAGACCTCGAGGGCGAGACGATCGCACTCGTCGACCCGCTCTCGGCCAGCGGGGGCATCTTCCCGCAGTACACGCTTCGCGAGGCGGGAATCGATGCGGGGGACGTCGAAAGCGACGCCGAAGACGTCGACGTCGAGTGGGCCGGCGGCCACGGAAACGCCCTGACTGCGGTCGAACAGGGGCACGTGGCGGCCGCCGCCTACGGCGACTTCCAGCACCCGGACGACGACGAGACCGACGCAGACCTCGAGGTCGTCGCCGAAAGCGACCCGATCCCGTTCGACGTCGTCGTCGCGACCCCGGACACCCCCGAGGACGTCCGTGAGGCGCTGGCCGAGCGACTGCAGGACACGCCCGCGGAGAACCTCGAGGACCACCGCGTCGACGAGTACGGGGAATTCGACCCGGACCTCTACGACCAGACGCGCGAAATCGCGATCGAGATGGGCGTCGATATCGACACGCTCGACGACGCCGAATCCGAGGACTGA
- a CDS encoding DUF447 domain-containing protein, which yields MTGESDDRVDDAGTELPTHSEPEAGDGWPVTLSGVTESLVTTRGPNDRWNVAPLGLFSGDPVTARTWGNTRTKRNFHREGGGYVQFVDDPVTFADAALSIVERDDPVLESAAAWAEVSVTSLEVGDEDGTEWERWALEPVDAAVRRTRVPTIDRGFAAVIEATVAASRLGVAGYDDFELRQRLEWCASVVDRAGSDREREALDRLGEHVEW from the coding sequence ATGACCGGCGAGTCAGACGACCGTGTCGACGACGCCGGGACGGAACTGCCGACCCACTCGGAACCCGAGGCCGGCGACGGCTGGCCGGTCACGCTGTCGGGCGTCACCGAGTCGCTCGTGACGACACGCGGGCCCAACGACCGATGGAACGTCGCCCCGCTCGGGCTGTTTTCGGGCGACCCCGTCACTGCACGAACGTGGGGGAACACTCGCACGAAGCGGAACTTCCACCGGGAGGGCGGTGGCTACGTCCAGTTCGTCGACGACCCGGTCACCTTCGCCGACGCGGCCCTCTCGATCGTCGAACGCGACGACCCGGTCCTCGAGTCAGCCGCAGCGTGGGCCGAGGTGTCGGTCACCTCCCTCGAGGTGGGCGACGAGGACGGCACCGAGTGGGAACGGTGGGCGCTCGAGCCGGTCGACGCCGCCGTTCGACGAACGCGGGTGCCGACGATCGACCGTGGATTCGCCGCCGTGATCGAGGCGACCGTCGCCGCCTCGCGACTCGGCGTGGCCGGCTACGACGACTTCGAGCTTCGCCAGCGCCTCGAGTGGTGTGCTTCGGTCGTCGATCGGGCAGGCAGTGACCGGGAACGGGAGGCGCTCGACCGACTGGGCGAGCACGTCGAGTGGTGA
- the proS gene encoding proline--tRNA ligase, whose protein sequence is MSSESQELGITESKSHRPGEWYAEVVQKAGLADYAPMGGFIVTKPRGYALWERLQEALDGWFKETGVDNVYFPMFIPESFLEREKDIVEGFDPEVAWVTHGGHDELEERLAVRPTSESIIAPFMADWTRSHRDLPLRLNQWCSVVRWEATETKPFFRTKEFMWQEGHTAHATDEGAWEEVWTRLSQYERVYEEVLAIPVLRGKKPEHDKFPGADTTTTVEALMPDGKSVQGGTSHHLGQSFAEAFDITFADEDEQERTAYTTSWGLSWRALGALIMTHSDDQGLVLPPTIAPTQVVIVPIWQEDTVDEVLEYSQTIADELEEAGFRVELDDRDERNPGFKFNEHELNGVPLRLEIGPNEVEDEEVTMVHRPDNEKSFEDRDGLVDTVDEHLETIYDKLYETAAENLDENVREAHSPEEIMGTIGKHGGYVKTPWCGDEACEEAIKEKVHAEIVMQPLEDEGGESAGSVVEPDHDECGVCGDPADEVAYFAKSY, encoded by the coding sequence ATGAGTTCGGAGAGCCAGGAACTCGGGATCACCGAGTCGAAATCGCACAGACCCGGCGAGTGGTACGCCGAAGTCGTCCAGAAGGCGGGCCTCGCCGACTACGCCCCGATGGGCGGCTTTATCGTCACCAAGCCGCGCGGATACGCCCTCTGGGAACGCCTTCAGGAGGCCCTCGACGGATGGTTCAAAGAGACCGGCGTCGACAACGTCTACTTCCCGATGTTCATCCCGGAGTCCTTCTTAGAGCGCGAGAAAGACATCGTCGAGGGGTTCGACCCCGAGGTCGCCTGGGTGACCCACGGTGGCCACGACGAACTCGAGGAACGGCTCGCAGTGCGCCCGACCAGTGAGTCGATCATCGCGCCGTTCATGGCCGACTGGACGCGCAGTCACCGTGACCTGCCGCTTCGGCTCAACCAGTGGTGTTCGGTCGTTCGCTGGGAGGCCACCGAGACGAAGCCGTTCTTCCGGACGAAGGAGTTCATGTGGCAGGAAGGCCACACCGCCCACGCGACCGACGAGGGGGCCTGGGAGGAGGTCTGGACACGGCTCTCCCAGTACGAACGCGTCTACGAGGAGGTGCTCGCGATCCCGGTCTTGCGCGGCAAAAAGCCCGAACACGACAAGTTCCCCGGTGCGGACACCACGACCACGGTGGAGGCGCTGATGCCAGACGGCAAGTCCGTTCAGGGCGGCACCAGCCACCACCTCGGTCAGAGCTTCGCCGAGGCTTTCGACATCACGTTCGCCGACGAGGACGAGCAAGAGCGAACCGCCTACACCACCTCGTGGGGGCTCTCCTGGCGCGCGCTGGGAGCACTCATCATGACTCACTCCGACGACCAGGGGCTCGTGCTCCCGCCGACGATCGCCCCCACGCAGGTCGTCATCGTCCCCATCTGGCAGGAAGACACCGTCGACGAGGTCCTCGAGTACTCCCAGACCATCGCAGACGAACTCGAGGAGGCTGGCTTCCGCGTGGAACTCGACGATCGCGACGAGCGCAATCCCGGGTTCAAGTTCAACGAACACGAGTTGAACGGCGTCCCCCTGCGACTCGAGATCGGCCCGAACGAAGTCGAAGACGAGGAGGTCACGATGGTCCACCGCCCGGACAACGAGAAGTCCTTCGAGGACCGCGACGGCCTCGTCGACACCGTCGACGAGCACCTCGAGACGATCTACGACAAACTCTACGAGACGGCCGCGGAGAATCTCGACGAGAACGTCCGTGAGGCCCACAGCCCCGAGGAGATCATGGGTACGATCGGCAAGCACGGCGGCTACGTGAAGACGCCGTGGTGCGGCGACGAAGCCTGTGAGGAGGCGATCAAAGAGAAGGTCCACGCCGAGATCGTGATGCAACCGCTCGAGGACGAGGGTGGCGAATCCGCGGGATCGGTCGTGGAACCGGACCACGACGAGTGTGGCGTCTGTGGGGACCCGGCCGACGAGGTCGCGTACTTCGCGAAGAGCTACTGA
- the phnE gene encoding phosphonate ABC transporter, permease protein PhnE: protein MADPEQATDRSDSPPERTDADDVTNPDVEYELERVQQRWRRRQFGRFVVGAGIVATVVYTASWLGFDLGYLWDHRGNLQSVLLEEMLVPSELLAEFQADGPALGWAAIETLAIATVGTAIGLPLAFCLGVLAAGNVTPRPVHGPLRLLLGAIRAVPSMVYALLFVILAGLGPVAGVLAIAMGTIGDLGRLFADEMEEIDPRPVEAVTSTGAGLLETTWAARLPQVTTAYVAWTLFYLELNARKSSVLGIVGAGGIGYPLIMAFNARNYTRVMAAILVILVLVVAVEAVATLLRDALDAERRAARE, encoded by the coding sequence ATGGCTGATCCCGAGCAGGCGACCGACCGATCGGACAGTCCACCCGAGCGAACCGACGCAGACGACGTCACCAACCCCGACGTCGAGTACGAACTCGAGCGCGTCCAGCAGCGGTGGCGCCGCAGACAGTTCGGACGGTTCGTCGTCGGCGCCGGCATCGTCGCAACGGTCGTCTACACGGCCAGCTGGCTCGGCTTCGACCTCGGATACCTCTGGGACCATCGCGGGAACTTGCAGTCCGTCCTGCTCGAGGAGATGCTCGTCCCGTCGGAACTGCTCGCGGAGTTTCAGGCCGACGGGCCGGCGCTCGGCTGGGCAGCGATCGAAACGCTCGCCATCGCGACTGTCGGGACGGCGATCGGATTGCCACTGGCGTTCTGCCTCGGCGTCCTCGCCGCGGGTAACGTGACACCGCGACCGGTTCACGGGCCGCTTCGCCTGCTACTGGGAGCTATCCGGGCGGTCCCGAGTATGGTCTACGCCCTGCTGTTCGTGATCCTCGCCGGGCTGGGACCGGTGGCCGGCGTCCTCGCGATCGCTATGGGGACGATCGGCGACCTCGGGCGGCTGTTCGCCGACGAGATGGAGGAGATCGATCCCCGTCCCGTCGAAGCCGTTACGTCGACCGGAGCCGGCCTCCTCGAGACGACGTGGGCGGCGCGACTCCCGCAGGTGACGACCGCCTACGTCGCCTGGACGTTGTTTTACCTCGAATTGAACGCCCGGAAGAGTTCGGTGCTCGGAATCGTCGGCGCTGGTGGGATCGGCTACCCGCTGATCATGGCGTTCAACGCGAGGAATTACACGCGCGTGATGGCAGCAATCCTGGTGATCCTGGTCCTCGTCGTCGCCGTCGAGGCAGTCGCGACGCTCCTGCGTGACGCACTCGATGCAGAACGACGCGCCGCTCGAGAGTAA
- a CDS encoding triphosphoribosyl-dephospho-CoA synthase, with product MKTPAQHAQLALLLEVAGTPKPGNVDRRRDLEDLWFEHFLAGAVAAMEGLELAERGAPIGDAFERAVEGMAEQGGGNTQFGSLLLLVPLVSAARPDLTPTAVERVVTETTVDDAAGFYRAFDHVDVFVDDPPDDMEALDVRRGSDAVPDLEERGLSLLDVLERSAPGDDVAREWTTGFERSFTAADRLAAASGPIVDRTAAVFLSLLAERPDTLVANRRGEDVAREVTERARDLHAREANETEPDAVEAFADDLVARGINPGTTADLVAAGLFVALESGGIEV from the coding sequence ATGAAGACCCCTGCCCAGCACGCACAGCTGGCTCTCTTGCTCGAGGTGGCGGGGACGCCCAAACCGGGGAACGTCGACCGCCGGCGCGACCTCGAGGACCTCTGGTTCGAGCACTTCCTCGCGGGGGCCGTCGCAGCGATGGAGGGACTCGAGCTGGCCGAACGCGGCGCACCGATCGGAGACGCGTTCGAGCGCGCCGTCGAGGGGATGGCCGAACAGGGCGGCGGAAACACCCAGTTCGGGTCGCTGTTGCTGCTCGTCCCGCTGGTCAGTGCCGCGCGGCCGGATCTCACGCCGACCGCAGTCGAACGCGTCGTCACGGAGACGACGGTCGACGACGCAGCCGGTTTCTACCGGGCGTTCGACCACGTCGACGTCTTCGTCGACGATCCACCCGACGACATGGAAGCCCTCGACGTCCGCCGCGGGAGCGACGCCGTCCCCGACCTCGAGGAACGAGGCCTGAGCCTGCTCGACGTCCTCGAGCGATCGGCTCCGGGCGACGACGTCGCCCGCGAGTGGACCACTGGCTTCGAGCGGTCGTTCACCGCGGCCGACCGGCTCGCGGCTGCTTCCGGTCCGATCGTCGATCGGACGGCGGCGGTGTTTCTCTCGTTGCTCGCCGAGCGGCCCGACACGCTGGTCGCGAATCGACGCGGCGAGGACGTCGCCCGCGAGGTCACCGAGCGCGCCCGCGACCTGCACGCGCGCGAGGCGAACGAGACCGAGCCGGACGCCGTCGAGGCGTTCGCAGACGACCTCGTCGCGCGCGGGATCAACCCGGGAACGACCGCAGATCTCGTTGCGGCCGGACTGTTCGTCGCCCTCGAGAGCGGAGGTATAGAGGTATGA
- a CDS encoding A/G-specific adenine glycosylase → MTDTEAMEWGLPEDVAAVREALIAWYEADHREFPWRRTDDPYEILVSEVMSQQTQLERVVTAWEDFLERWPTTADLADADRADVVGFWTDHSLGYNNRAKYLHEAAQQVETEYDGSFPETPDELQELMGVGPYTANAVASFAFNAGDAVVDTNVKRVCYRAFDIPDDDGAFEEAASDLMPDGRSRVWNNAIMELGGIACGQTPRCDEARCPWRAWCSAYETGDFTAPDVPTQPSFDGSRRQFRGRVIATLREYDELELDTLGHRIRVDYTPEGQHGREWLTGLLADLADDGLVAVEERDGGTVARLQR, encoded by the coding sequence ATGACCGACACGGAGGCGATGGAGTGGGGCCTCCCCGAGGACGTCGCGGCCGTCCGCGAGGCGTTGATCGCGTGGTACGAGGCCGACCACCGCGAGTTCCCCTGGCGTCGGACCGACGACCCATACGAGATCCTCGTCAGCGAAGTGATGAGTCAGCAGACCCAGCTCGAGCGCGTCGTCACGGCCTGGGAGGACTTTCTCGAGCGATGGCCGACGACGGCCGACCTCGCAGATGCAGACCGCGCGGACGTCGTCGGCTTCTGGACGGACCACAGCCTCGGCTACAACAACCGCGCGAAATATCTCCACGAGGCGGCCCAGCAGGTCGAAACCGAGTACGACGGGTCGTTTCCCGAGACGCCCGACGAGTTACAGGAGTTGATGGGCGTCGGTCCGTACACCGCGAACGCCGTCGCGAGTTTCGCGTTCAACGCGGGTGACGCGGTCGTCGATACGAACGTCAAGCGGGTCTGCTACCGCGCGTTCGATATCCCGGACGACGACGGAGCCTTCGAGGAGGCGGCGAGCGACCTCATGCCCGATGGGCGCTCTCGAGTCTGGAACAACGCCATCATGGAACTCGGCGGCATCGCCTGCGGGCAGACCCCGCGCTGTGACGAGGCCCGCTGTCCGTGGCGAGCGTGGTGTTCGGCCTACGAGACGGGTGATTTCACCGCCCCCGACGTGCCAACCCAGCCGAGTTTCGACGGGAGCCGCCGGCAGTTCCGCGGGCGCGTTATCGCGACGTTACGGGAGTACGACGAACTCGAACTCGACACGCTCGGTCACCGAATTCGCGTCGATTACACGCCCGAGGGCCAGCACGGACGTGAGTGGCTCACGGGGCTACTCGCGGACCTCGCAGACGACGGACTGGTCGCGGTAGAGGAGCGCGACGGCGGGACGGTGGCTCGATTGCAGCGTTAG
- a CDS encoding 8-oxo-dGTP diphosphatase yields the protein MIEATLCFPLRDLESGTEVLLIEKRRGLGEGWYNGPGGKLETGETPRECAVRETREEVGLEVDPRDLEKAAELTFLLDGAIHTFCHVYRTTQFAGEPRESPEARPEWVDVDDVPYEQMWEDDQLWLPHVLAGETVAGEFQFEGGKPLDEAAFVDHDIERGVSFDGAARANE from the coding sequence ATGATCGAGGCGACGCTCTGTTTCCCGCTTCGTGACCTCGAGTCGGGCACCGAGGTCCTCCTCATCGAGAAGCGCCGCGGGCTCGGCGAGGGCTGGTACAACGGCCCCGGCGGCAAACTCGAGACTGGCGAGACGCCGCGGGAGTGTGCCGTCCGTGAGACCCGTGAGGAGGTCGGTCTCGAGGTCGATCCCCGTGATCTGGAGAAGGCGGCCGAACTGACCTTCCTGCTCGACGGCGCGATTCATACGTTCTGCCACGTCTACCGGACGACGCAATTCGCGGGCGAGCCACGTGAGAGTCCCGAGGCGCGCCCGGAGTGGGTCGACGTCGACGACGTCCCGTACGAGCAGATGTGGGAAGACGACCAGCTCTGGCTCCCGCACGTCCTCGCGGGTGAGACGGTGGCTGGCGAATTCCAGTTCGAGGGCGGAAAACCGCTGGACGAGGCCGCGTTCGTCGACCACGACATAGAGCGCGGCGTCTCGTTCGACGGGGCCGCTCGAGCGAACGAGTAG
- a CDS encoding nucleoside recognition protein encodes MESIGSILAFEVLPRVLTITALIGVGVALANVAVEYGLVEIVARVGRYLTEPANLPDEVGTAVLTNAVSVTAGYGMLAEFRESGLLDDRATLIAVVLNTFFGFVQHIFTFYGPVVIPILGLHAGFLYVGSRAGISLAISVVGLLAGALLLRGYRYDSTALEPDVPDDETEERTARDKLGRAGRKTLTRLRSIVPRLAAVYAVVIVGLEYHDLEALTAGVEPIASMLGLPGAAIGVIVVATVDPTSGVILLGPLIGEEFTPTEAVVTLLLGSLFSLTVTVAKRSIPFQFGIWGAEFGAKVVAVNTGLRALMTIAAIAVVLAL; translated from the coding sequence GTGGAGTCGATCGGTTCGATCCTGGCGTTCGAAGTGCTCCCGCGAGTCCTCACGATCACGGCCCTGATCGGGGTCGGCGTCGCGCTCGCGAACGTGGCCGTCGAGTACGGACTGGTCGAGATCGTCGCACGCGTCGGACGATACCTGACCGAGCCCGCAAATCTCCCCGACGAGGTCGGGACGGCCGTGCTGACGAACGCCGTGTCGGTCACCGCGGGGTACGGGATGCTCGCGGAGTTTCGCGAGTCCGGGCTGCTCGACGACCGGGCGACCCTGATCGCGGTGGTCCTCAACACCTTCTTCGGATTCGTCCAGCACATCTTCACCTTCTACGGCCCCGTCGTGATCCCGATCCTCGGCCTGCACGCCGGCTTCCTGTACGTCGGCTCACGGGCCGGTATCTCGCTGGCCATCAGCGTCGTCGGCCTGCTCGCGGGGGCGCTCTTGCTCCGGGGCTACCGGTACGACAGCACGGCACTCGAGCCGGACGTGCCGGACGACGAAACCGAAGAGCGAACCGCACGCGACAAACTCGGCCGTGCGGGCCGAAAGACACTCACCCGACTTCGCTCGATCGTCCCGCGACTGGCAGCCGTCTACGCGGTCGTCATCGTCGGGCTCGAGTACCACGACCTCGAGGCGCTGACTGCGGGGGTCGAACCGATCGCGTCGATGCTCGGCCTGCCGGGGGCGGCAATCGGCGTGATCGTCGTCGCGACCGTCGACCCGACCTCCGGCGTGATCCTCCTCGGGCCGCTGATCGGTGAGGAGTTTACGCCCACCGAGGCCGTCGTGACGCTGCTGCTCGGCAGCCTGTTCTCGCTGACGGTCACGGTCGCCAAGCGGTCGATTCCGTTCCAGTTCGGCATCTGGGGTGCCGAGTTCGGCGCGAAGGTCGTCGCGGTCAACACCGGGCTCCGCGCGCTGATGACGATCGCCGCGATCGCCGTCGTGCTCGCGCTCTAA
- a CDS encoding NADPH-dependent FMN reductase: MTAPTVVALCGSLRDDSTTRTALERALEAAAELGATTALLDLREYELPTFDPDREREDAGDAAQLAERLRRADAILLGSPMYHGSYASPLKTALDYCGFEEFEDTTVGLLAVAGGAFPVTTLEHLRSVCRSLNAWVIPHQAAIPNAHAAFEDGEFVDRSLEERVATLGRRAVQYATIEPDPASFESDQNVGAEGK, from the coding sequence ATGACTGCTCCCACCGTCGTCGCTCTCTGTGGAAGCCTCCGTGATGACAGCACCACCCGCACGGCGCTCGAGCGCGCACTCGAGGCCGCCGCCGAACTCGGTGCGACTACGGCGTTACTCGACCTCCGCGAGTACGAGCTACCGACGTTCGATCCCGACCGCGAACGCGAGGACGCCGGGGACGCAGCGCAACTCGCCGAGCGCCTTCGACGCGCGGACGCGATCCTCCTTGGATCACCGATGTACCACGGATCGTACGCCTCGCCGCTGAAAACCGCCCTCGATTACTGCGGGTTCGAAGAGTTCGAGGACACGACCGTTGGCCTGCTCGCGGTCGCCGGTGGCGCGTTTCCGGTCACGACCCTCGAGCACCTGCGATCGGTCTGTCGATCGCTCAACGCGTGGGTGATCCCCCATCAGGCGGCGATTCCGAACGCACACGCGGCGTTCGAGGACGGGGAATTCGTCGACCGCTCACTCGAGGAACGGGTCGCCACGCTGGGTCGCCGAGCGGTCCAGTATGCCACGATCGAGCCGGATCCGGCGTCGTTCGAGAGCGATCAGAACGTCGGTGCGGAGGGAAAGTAA
- a CDS encoding phosphonate ABC transporter ATP-binding protein — MLTVTDLEKRYGDTRAVSSLSVTLEAGELTVLVGRSGAGKTTLLRCLDGLEGPDRGTITLDDGPLDSTDVALVFQEGALLERKSALENVLDGGLGREPAWRELLGWHATDAKRQAIERFHAVGLGGYADRRVGDLSGGEKQRVGIARALQQEPRVLLADEPVASLDPETGRTVLELLAEVVREESLVGLVSLHQPTLARPVADRYLGLERGRLVLDAPAGDVDEDRILEVYDDG; from the coding sequence ATGCTCACCGTCACCGACCTCGAGAAACGCTACGGAGACACCCGGGCGGTCAGTTCCCTCTCCGTGACCCTCGAGGCCGGCGAACTGACGGTGCTCGTCGGCCGATCCGGCGCCGGCAAGACCACGCTGCTTCGCTGTCTCGACGGCCTCGAGGGACCCGACCGCGGGACTATCACCCTCGACGATGGGCCACTGGACTCGACCGACGTCGCGCTGGTCTTCCAGGAGGGTGCACTCCTCGAGCGCAAGTCAGCCCTCGAGAACGTCCTCGACGGCGGGCTCGGCCGGGAGCCGGCCTGGCGTGAACTGCTCGGGTGGCACGCGACAGACGCCAAACGGCAGGCCATCGAACGCTTCCACGCGGTCGGGCTCGGTGGCTACGCCGACCGCCGGGTTGGCGACCTCTCCGGCGGCGAAAAGCAGCGCGTGGGCATCGCCCGCGCCCTCCAGCAGGAACCGCGGGTCCTGCTGGCGGACGAACCCGTCGCCTCGCTCGACCCCGAGACCGGTCGCACCGTCCTCGAGTTGCTCGCCGAGGTCGTCAGGGAGGAGTCGCTGGTCGGACTCGTCAGTCTCCATCAGCCCACGCTCGCCCGGCCCGTCGCCGATCGGTACCTCGGACTCGAGCGCGGCCGTCTCGTCCTCGACGCGCCGGCTGGCGACGTCGACGAGGACCGCATTCTCGAGGTGTACGACGATGGCTGA